A genome region from Aliivibrio salmonicida LFI1238 includes the following:
- a CDS encoding type VI secretion system baseplate subunit TssG — protein sequence MQNFVVVRLNNNQQDVELDKAWQLFKHQAEHNGVRPNIAFSAEQLPAYYQTQVTEVYRNNIGNYVIKTPLAALSGCKGTIPRQMYRQVLSAQFDLGDEAPVDFFDVFNNRYFRLYCQAELKHDLSSQAEEETFTWNLHQQSLTTMLSSLCGLGENNSAIPKQDLIQYTGLLGLKLTCPFALKLLLEDYFDAEFVIKTSELEYQPLTPCTLTQLGKIGQNRQLGMGALVGKSAPMVGQKLHIKVCPRNYSHYIKIRSDRKMISAIEHLVRSYMGINIKYKLYMKVDSRYLPRVQLTSNADKGLKVGQSAWMNSRLNKQQHVEMLLTTS from the coding sequence ATGCAAAATTTTGTTGTAGTACGTTTAAATAATAATCAACAAGATGTTGAGTTAGATAAAGCGTGGCAGCTATTTAAGCATCAAGCTGAGCATAATGGAGTTCGTCCGAATATAGCTTTTAGCGCAGAGCAACTGCCTGCGTATTACCAAACTCAAGTTACTGAAGTATACCGAAATAATATTGGTAATTATGTAATCAAGACGCCTTTAGCAGCTTTGTCGGGTTGTAAAGGAACGATACCAAGGCAAATGTATCGTCAGGTATTGAGTGCTCAATTTGATTTGGGTGATGAAGCACCAGTTGATTTCTTTGATGTATTTAACAACCGCTATTTTCGTTTGTATTGCCAAGCAGAGTTGAAGCATGACTTAAGTAGTCAAGCTGAGGAAGAAACCTTTACATGGAACCTTCACCAGCAATCATTGACAACCATGCTATCGAGCTTATGTGGTCTTGGTGAAAATAATAGTGCGATTCCAAAACAGGATTTAATTCAATATACCGGTTTATTGGGTTTGAAATTAACTTGTCCGTTTGCGCTCAAGTTATTGTTAGAAGACTATTTTGATGCTGAGTTTGTGATAAAAACAAGTGAGTTAGAGTACCAACCTTTAACGCCTTGTACATTAACGCAGTTAGGTAAAATAGGACAGAATAGGCAGTTAGGTATGGGAGCACTCGTTGGAAAAAGTGCACCTATGGTTGGCCAAAAGTTACATATTAAAGTGTGTCCACGAAATTATAGTCACTATATTAAGATTCGTAGTGATAGAAAAATGATTAGTGCCATTGAGCATTTAGTACGAAGTTACATGGGAATTAACATTAAATATAAGCTTTACATGAAAGTGGATAGCCGATATTTGCCAAGAGTTCAACTAACTAGTAATGCAGACAAAGGCTTAAAAGTAGGTCAATCAGCCTGGATGAACAGTCGTTTAAACAAGCAACAGCATGTTGAAATGCTACTAACAACAAGTTAA
- the tssC gene encoding type VI secretion system contractile sheath large subunit produces MSTEQQITPEGTIEAGITISILDRAITATAQTPVDTTKELLSILTSQVLDGTVTWDKNLTLTIEKAINAIDTKISEQLSSVMQNRDFQKLEGTWLGLQKLVKNSDLGADLKIKLADYTKDELLEQFEDAPAIDRSRFFNMVYQEEFGTAGGQPYGALIGDYEFGYGDEDVALLRYMGEVASASHAPFIAAASASMFDFTTYATFSDGKPVAAGFDSPAYVSWNAFRASDDSRYVALTLPKTIARQPYGAQTVLVKSFDFEELKTRDNGQQIVGSDEDFVWSNAAYEFGLLLTRSFTEFGWCTAVRGTESGGKVESLPSFAYYSDAGDLLQQCPTEVNLTDEREKELSELGFLPLVHYKNTNYAVFMGAQTAHKPRGSLDPDAMANAAISARLPYTMASSRIAQCLKVMGRDLIGSNIDPKDVEKDLNAWIHKDVNPNAIGNESKARHPLVEAKVTVEEQAGRPGAYSAVAYLRPWLQMEELSTSLRMVANIPS; encoded by the coding sequence ATGTCTACAGAGCAGCAAATAACACCAGAAGGTACTATAGAAGCGGGGATAACAATCAGTATTCTTGATCGTGCGATTACCGCTACAGCTCAAACACCTGTTGATACAACAAAAGAGCTTCTGAGTATTCTGACTTCGCAAGTACTTGATGGTACGGTTACGTGGGATAAAAATTTAACTCTTACTATCGAAAAAGCGATTAATGCAATTGATACTAAAATTTCTGAACAACTTTCATCTGTTATGCAGAACCGTGATTTTCAGAAATTAGAAGGTACTTGGCTTGGTTTACAAAAGCTAGTTAAAAATAGCGATCTTGGGGCTGACCTTAAAATTAAATTAGCAGATTACACTAAAGATGAACTGTTAGAACAATTTGAAGATGCTCCAGCAATCGATCGTAGTCGTTTCTTTAATATGGTTTACCAAGAAGAGTTTGGTACTGCTGGTGGTCAACCTTATGGCGCTTTGATTGGTGACTATGAGTTTGGTTATGGTGACGAAGATGTTGCTTTATTACGCTATATGGGTGAAGTAGCCTCCGCTTCTCATGCACCATTTATTGCAGCAGCAAGTGCAAGCATGTTTGATTTCACTACTTATGCAACTTTCTCAGATGGTAAGCCTGTCGCAGCAGGTTTTGATTCTCCAGCTTATGTTAGTTGGAACGCTTTCCGTGCAAGTGACGACTCTCGTTATGTGGCATTAACTCTGCCTAAAACCATCGCACGTCAGCCTTACGGTGCACAAACAGTACTGGTTAAATCATTTGATTTTGAAGAATTGAAAACACGTGATAATGGCCAACAAATTGTAGGTTCAGATGAAGACTTTGTCTGGAGTAATGCGGCGTATGAATTCGGTTTATTACTAACGCGGTCATTCACTGAATTTGGTTGGTGTACTGCGGTTCGTGGTACTGAGAGCGGCGGCAAAGTTGAGAGCTTACCAAGCTTTGCTTATTACTCAGATGCAGGTGATTTGCTGCAACAATGCCCAACTGAAGTTAATTTAACTGATGAGCGTGAAAAAGAGCTAAGTGAACTTGGTTTCCTTCCATTGGTACACTATAAAAATACAAATTATGCCGTATTTATGGGAGCGCAAACGGCTCATAAACCAAGGGGGAGCCTTGACCCTGATGCAATGGCAAATGCAGCTATTTCAGCTCGTTTACCATACACAATGGCAAGTAGCCGTATCGCTCAATGCTTAAAAGTAATGGGTCGAGATCTCATTGGCTCAAACATCGATCCTAAAGATGTCGAGAAAGATCTAAATGCTTGGATCCACAAAGACGTTAATCCAAATGCGATTGGTAATGAATCGAAAGCCCGCCATCCATTAGTTGAAGCAAAAGTGACAGTTGAAGAGCAAGCTGGCCGCCCTGGTGCGTATTCTGCTGTAGCATATTTACGCCCTTGGCTTCAAATGGAAGAATTAAGCACATCATTACGTATGGTTGCAAATATTCCTAGTTAA
- the tssF gene encoding type VI secretion system baseplate subunit TssF, with translation MSDTLLTYFEQELRFIREEASYFSARHPGATEALGIRKDSIDDPQISRLIESVAFLNGRLQQRLDDSFPEFTESLIRLLFPHYLRPIPSYSLLDFVVNNDTNATHHIPSGTEFEVRDEQINSAIFRTTEEVALYPLKIERVNVSFAPFELEKPKGAEQSNALIEISISTVDDTVVLSELLIESLKLHFKGETNFALRLFDLLSQGTSQICVSAQGKSYELSRNAMKPVGFEVNDTILPYQAASFGGFKLLTEFFMFSERFNGFHFNFGDVLKQIDSHQFKLQIFIDELSVDFARSLSAERFSLFTTPIVNLHQMVSDPLDVDFFKKQYPIILDANQGHNLELFSVDEVMDVTQVEPTKIAQIYGEKFNGSESGLRWQLVQTLHENGLLESALKVADLEHISAESESQTWLVNATVTDGMVTSHLSLLSEIECRESLTIPADIQLLRRPSLPMRSKETNKNVWTLLCHLHFNYHSILGSDDPVETLKNVFDLYNHNQNPQNYAYIESVTTIEQEQVVAPIRISGKTCFAYGTKITITLDPTNVNGGICLFGHILERFFAYFAGFNSFTQVNIKLKGQDELYMAFPRRSGCKILL, from the coding sequence TTGTCTGATACATTACTGACATATTTTGAACAAGAACTGCGCTTTATTCGAGAGGAAGCGTCGTATTTTTCAGCTCGTCATCCGGGAGCTACAGAAGCACTCGGCATAAGAAAAGACAGTATTGATGATCCTCAAATTTCCCGTTTAATTGAAAGCGTGGCTTTTTTGAATGGTAGATTACAACAGCGTTTAGACGATTCTTTTCCTGAATTTACTGAAAGTCTTATTCGTTTACTTTTTCCTCATTACTTACGTCCAATTCCTTCGTATAGCTTGCTTGATTTTGTGGTTAATAATGATACCAATGCCACTCACCATATTCCGTCAGGAACAGAGTTTGAAGTGCGTGATGAACAGATCAATAGTGCCATATTTCGTACAACAGAAGAGGTAGCCCTTTACCCTTTAAAAATAGAAAGAGTTAACGTTTCTTTTGCTCCATTTGAGTTAGAAAAACCAAAAGGTGCAGAACAATCAAATGCTTTGATAGAAATATCGATCTCTACGGTGGATGATACCGTTGTACTTTCTGAATTATTGATTGAATCATTAAAGCTTCATTTTAAAGGTGAAACCAACTTTGCATTGCGATTGTTTGATCTTTTATCACAAGGTACATCTCAAATTTGTGTCTCAGCACAAGGTAAAAGCTATGAGCTAAGTAGAAATGCAATGAAGCCTGTTGGTTTTGAGGTTAATGATACGATTCTTCCTTATCAAGCGGCGAGCTTTGGTGGCTTTAAGTTGTTAACTGAATTCTTTATGTTTTCAGAGCGATTTAATGGTTTTCATTTTAATTTTGGTGATGTATTAAAGCAGATCGATAGTCATCAATTTAAACTTCAAATATTTATTGATGAATTAAGTGTAGATTTTGCTAGAAGCTTATCTGCCGAACGTTTTTCACTATTTACCACACCGATAGTGAATTTACATCAAATGGTTTCAGATCCGCTTGACGTTGATTTTTTTAAGAAACAATACCCAATAATACTTGATGCAAATCAAGGGCATAATTTAGAGCTATTTTCAGTTGATGAAGTTATGGATGTTACACAAGTAGAACCTACCAAAATAGCTCAAATTTATGGTGAAAAATTTAATGGTAGTGAATCAGGGTTGCGTTGGCAGTTAGTGCAGACTCTACATGAAAATGGTTTGTTAGAAAGTGCATTAAAAGTAGCTGATCTGGAGCATATTAGTGCAGAAAGTGAATCTCAAACTTGGTTAGTGAATGCAACGGTGACTGATGGCATGGTAACGAGCCATTTATCATTATTAAGTGAAATTGAATGTCGTGAATCATTAACTATTCCAGCAGATATCCAGTTATTACGTCGACCATCATTACCTATGCGTAGTAAAGAAACCAATAAAAATGTATGGACTTTACTGTGTCATTTACATTTTAATTACCATTCTATTTTAGGCTCAGATGATCCTGTTGAAACATTAAAAAATGTATTTGATTTATATAATCATAATCAAAACCCACAAAATTACGCTTATATCGAATCTGTAACGACAATAGAGCAAGAACAAGTAGTCGCTCCAATTCGAATATCAGGAAAAACATGTTTTGCTTACGGAACGAAGATAACAATCACTCTTGATCCTACTAATGTGAATGGAGGGATCTGCTTGTTTGGCCATATTCTTGAACGCTTCTTTGCGTATTTTGCAGGGTTTAATAGTTTTACTCAGGTAAATATTAAGTTGAAGGGACAAGATGAGCTTTATATGGCCTTTCCAAGGAGATCTGGATGCAAAATTTTGTTGTAG
- a CDS encoding type VI secretion system contractile sheath domain-containing protein — MNTINQSITMQSELICLPWEELLSLSQKGKTAQFKVLITKLIANLDRVISEQLSTVMQDKHFKKLEASWLDLQLLTEKQVSSRRVKVKILDLSWSMVSDDLNYSFEIKQTALFKRLYANEFDTGGGTPFGLVVIDHKITSDYGEDEDHDDLYTLQLLSELAERSLCPVVLGVDEFFFGDDPNRQLHDNVRVKRILDSRDFLSWQLLRDKASSRFLHLVLPEYLQRRPYQNYAAGFIFTESNYRDNALWGNSAYLLAGNVIQEFERISWFGFLRSYNETGTYGAIIQHDLSLTAKVDIYNEDDGFWAEQGFVPLSSLYLTEQKGFFSNQSVWKASTEELQMLGTLQTNLMACRFGHYIKAQLRDQIGRYDSMEDCKRGLENWLKSYISEVDYGEDSVMARYPLKASEVRIKEDSQDSTRYLCEIMLQPQYQYEMMDAQVLLTTSMPDQAVGGSA; from the coding sequence ATGAATACAATCAATCAATCAATAACGATGCAATCAGAGTTAATATGCTTACCTTGGGAGGAATTATTATCACTCTCTCAAAAAGGCAAAACTGCTCAATTTAAAGTATTGATTACTAAACTAATCGCTAATTTAGATCGTGTGATTAGCGAACAACTTTCAACAGTTATGCAAGACAAACACTTTAAAAAACTGGAAGCAAGTTGGCTTGATCTTCAGTTATTGACAGAAAAACAAGTCTCATCGCGAAGAGTTAAAGTTAAAATATTAGATCTAAGTTGGAGCATGGTGTCAGATGATCTAAATTACTCGTTTGAAATAAAGCAGACTGCTCTATTTAAAAGATTATACGCCAATGAATTTGATACTGGAGGTGGGACCCCTTTTGGTCTTGTTGTTATTGATCATAAAATTACGTCTGATTATGGTGAAGATGAAGACCATGATGACCTTTATACTTTGCAACTATTATCAGAGCTTGCGGAGCGCTCGTTATGTCCAGTGGTGCTAGGGGTTGATGAGTTTTTCTTCGGTGATGATCCTAATCGCCAACTACATGATAACGTGAGAGTAAAACGAATTTTAGATAGTCGTGATTTTCTTTCATGGCAATTATTAAGAGATAAAGCCTCTTCTCGTTTTTTGCATTTGGTTTTACCTGAGTATTTACAACGTCGTCCTTATCAAAATTATGCTGCGGGGTTTATTTTTACTGAAAGTAATTATCGTGATAATGCGCTTTGGGGAAACAGTGCGTATTTACTTGCAGGAAATGTTATTCAAGAATTTGAACGCATTAGTTGGTTTGGTTTTTTGCGTTCATATAATGAAACAGGTACATATGGAGCGATCATTCAACATGATTTATCACTTACCGCTAAAGTTGATATTTATAATGAGGATGATGGTTTTTGGGCAGAACAAGGTTTTGTTCCACTAAGTAGTTTGTATTTAACGGAACAAAAAGGATTCTTTAGTAATCAATCGGTTTGGAAAGCATCAACAGAAGAACTCCAAATGTTGGGGACGTTACAAACTAACTTAATGGCATGTCGTTTCGGGCACTATATTAAAGCTCAGCTCCGAGATCAAATCGGCCGTTACGATAGCATGGAAGATTGCAAACGTGGTTTAGAGAACTGGTTAAAATCTTATATTAGTGAAGTCGATTATGGTGAAGATTCAGTGATGGCTCGTTATCCATTAAAAGCGAGTGAAGTACGTATCAAAGAAGATAGCCAAGACAGCACTCGTTATTTATGCGAAATCATGCTTCAGCCTCAGTATCAATATGAAATGATGGATGCTCAAGTATTATTAACAACTTCTATGCCTGATCAAGCAGTGGGAGGGTCTGCATGA
- a CDS encoding PAAR domain-containing protein — MLPAARATDMHMCPMQTPVVVPIPHVGGPLLPFPTTVLIGSLPAATLGQMCICIGPPDSIIKGSATVLINNKPAARMGDMTAHGGTIIMGMPTVLIGG, encoded by the coding sequence ATGTTACCAGCAGCTAGAGCAACCGATATGCATATGTGTCCAATGCAAACGCCTGTCGTTGTACCTATTCCACATGTAGGAGGCCCTTTATTACCTTTTCCTACAACTGTCCTGATTGGTAGTTTACCTGCGGCTACTTTAGGGCAGATGTGTATTTGCATAGGGCCGCCTGACAGTATAATTAAAGGCAGTGCAACAGTATTAATTAATAATAAACCAGCAGCTCGTATGGGAGATATGACTGCGCATGGTGGAACAATAATTATGGGAATGCCAACAGTGCTGATTGGTGGTTAA
- a CDS encoding type VI secretion system protein TssA yields the protein MRFTQKNILEFQTPIAEDLICGVYLKLDKGAFRPLRNEFNVAQTSLRKLSQNPSSQELESLQDENYENWQVLSTSLMTTFENVTRDIELIGWFITSQILLDNSLSSVAYSMNWFAELLAEQWDSINPVLPEEKLKGDSDTGRLVEQYGAKVKAFFQLLGDSEESSLLYTPLLLLPLVGHVTFYDFQSAERKGELSQLEQQATSLITFDRNGVRQRLESVADCLFQIERLITITKTYAQIAGVNAPNFNFVKTLFTKYNNALQQLSGMKAEVKVTSTSHKEKQRLINQSVNTETCGENVLLVEAVSQASDSSIPLRLTADNLSQVGLANSMNRDLAFHLLREVSSYFRQSEPHSPVSFLLEKAIRWGYLSLPELLQEMMVEQDGDNVNKIFNASGLNHSEQILLPEVGIPPCVIEKTLTFTESSSFSEPVNIEAKVAQVSINDTELKQNEDESSSRPTALRW from the coding sequence ATGAGGTTTACACAAAAAAATATTTTAGAGTTTCAAACTCCTATTGCCGAGGATTTGATTTGCGGAGTTTATTTAAAATTAGATAAAGGGGCATTTCGTCCTCTGCGTAATGAGTTTAATGTCGCTCAAACATCTTTACGTAAACTTAGCCAGAACCCAAGCAGCCAAGAGTTGGAATCTTTACAAGATGAGAATTATGAAAATTGGCAAGTGTTATCTACTAGCTTAATGACTACTTTTGAAAATGTGACGAGAGATATTGAGTTAATTGGGTGGTTTATTACTTCTCAAATTTTACTTGATAACTCACTTAGCAGCGTTGCATATTCAATGAATTGGTTTGCTGAGTTATTGGCAGAACAATGGGATTCCATTAATCCTGTATTGCCTGAAGAAAAGTTAAAAGGTGATTCGGATACAGGACGTTTAGTTGAGCAATACGGCGCGAAAGTGAAAGCGTTTTTTCAGTTACTCGGCGATAGTGAGGAAAGCAGTTTATTGTATACACCTTTGTTACTGCTGCCGCTTGTTGGTCACGTTACATTTTATGATTTTCAAAGTGCAGAGCGTAAAGGCGAATTAAGCCAACTCGAACAACAGGCGACATCATTAATTACTTTTGATCGTAATGGTGTTCGACAACGATTAGAAAGTGTGGCCGATTGTCTTTTTCAAATTGAACGTTTAATCACTATTACTAAAACGTATGCTCAAATCGCAGGTGTTAACGCTCCGAACTTTAATTTTGTGAAAACGTTGTTTACTAAATATAACAATGCATTGCAGCAGTTATCGGGAATGAAAGCTGAAGTTAAAGTGACGAGTACAAGTCATAAAGAAAAGCAACGTTTAATTAACCAATCGGTAAATACTGAGACTTGTGGAGAAAATGTTCTATTAGTAGAAGCTGTTTCTCAAGCGAGTGATTCATCTATACCGCTGAGACTAACAGCAGATAACCTCTCGCAAGTAGGTTTAGCAAATAGTATGAATCGTGATTTAGCTTTTCATTTACTTCGAGAAGTATCTAGTTATTTCCGTCAGAGTGAGCCACATAGCCCTGTTTCTTTTTTACTAGAAAAAGCGATTCGTTGGGGGTACTTATCTCTACCTGAGCTATTACAAGAAATGATGGTTGAACAGGATGGAGATAATGTTAATAAGATTTTTAATGCATCAGGATTAAACCACTCTGAACAGATTCTTCTGCCAGAAGTCGGTATACCTCCTTGTGTCATTGAAAAGACTTTAACGTTTACTGAGAGTTCTTCTTTTTCAGAGCCTGTAAACATTGAAGCTAAAGTAGCTCAAGTATCTATTAATGATACTGAACTAAAACAAAATGAAGATGAGTCATCTTCGAGGCCTACAGCGCTTCGTTGGTGA
- a CDS encoding GPW/gp25 family protein: protein MSLMAKLTQSWTNDVDAVRDAIIDNICDLISSRAPIWPTLESSDELADTIAYSGLRNMTRAQSKSNSDVIIVDITHLIRCYEPRLIDVLIEVEEKEKSKNQLQFRISATMLSDQGEEAIVLNSFLDLSRNILDVRKSNFV, encoded by the coding sequence ATGAGCTTAATGGCGAAGTTAACTCAATCTTGGACTAATGATGTGGATGCGGTGCGTGATGCGATTATTGATAATATTTGTGATCTTATTTCAAGTCGAGCTCCAATTTGGCCAACGTTAGAATCATCAGATGAATTGGCTGATACGATTGCCTATTCTGGATTACGTAATATGACTCGTGCACAGAGTAAATCGAATAGTGATGTGATTATTGTTGATATTACTCATTTGATCCGTTGCTATGAACCTAGGTTAATTGATGTCTTGATAGAAGTAGAAGAAAAAGAAAAATCAAAAAATCAATTACAGTTTCGTATTTCTGCGACGATGTTATCTGACCAAGGCGAAGAAGCCATTGTATTGAATTCCTTTTTGGATCTAAGTCGAAACATATTGGATGTAAGGAAATCAAATTTTGTCTGA
- a CDS encoding IS91-like element ISVsa9 family transposase produces MHAYKPLKQLFNSQNNWLKFLHNNKANLRAVVIENVTKMLSCGTAAFGSREYHCCNPDCTHIKYIHQTCKSRACSSCGMKATERWIQKQQHVFPECEYQHITFTLPNTLWPIFRHNRWLLNKLFKCAANILLGWAKDKGIDVGIFCALHTYGRKLNWNTHLHLSVTRGGICERTGLWKPIYFQMKTTEPCWRAAIVSLLGKAYYELDLSSEECPYIRNKTDWSRFLSSQYNRRWKLHFAKKTNNVKPTMNYLGRYLKRPPISASRLSHYAKGGMITFNYLDHRTGTTDSLTLSPEEMIRRIVEHYPDKHFKMIRYYGFLSMRRRGEALPRVYAALGMTIEAEPKMPGYAAMLKGYVKVDPYECILCESRLVFTNFRVGNSVNDLVTHAIVQSELRAA; encoded by the coding sequence ATGCACGCATATAAACCCCTGAAACAATTATTTAATAGTCAAAATAACTGGCTTAAATTTCTTCATAATAACAAAGCTAACCTAAGAGCGGTCGTGATTGAAAATGTCACAAAGATGCTGTCCTGTGGGACAGCGGCTTTTGGCTCTCGCGAATATCATTGTTGCAACCCTGACTGTACCCATATCAAATATATTCACCAAACCTGTAAATCTCGAGCGTGCAGTAGCTGTGGCATGAAAGCCACAGAGCGATGGATACAAAAGCAACAACATGTCTTCCCTGAATGCGAATATCAACACATCACCTTTACCCTTCCAAACACGCTATGGCCTATCTTTCGTCATAACCGTTGGCTGTTAAATAAATTATTCAAATGTGCTGCAAACATTCTGCTGGGATGGGCAAAAGATAAAGGAATAGATGTCGGTATCTTTTGTGCTCTTCATACTTACGGTCGAAAACTGAATTGGAATACGCACTTACATTTATCGGTCACTCGTGGGGGAATTTGTGAACGTACCGGTTTATGGAAACCCATTTACTTCCAAATGAAAACGACAGAGCCTTGTTGGAGAGCGGCTATCGTCAGTTTATTGGGTAAGGCTTATTATGAGCTTGATTTATCAAGCGAAGAATGCCCCTATATCCGTAATAAAACGGATTGGTCACGCTTTTTAAGCAGTCAATATAATCGTCGTTGGAAGCTTCATTTTGCTAAAAAGACAAATAATGTAAAACCGACGATGAACTATCTTGGTCGGTATTTAAAACGGCCCCCGATTTCAGCGTCACGTTTAAGTCATTACGCCAAAGGCGGAATGATAACGTTTAATTATTTAGACCATCGAACAGGAACAACAGACAGCCTAACATTATCACCAGAAGAGATGATAAGACGGATAGTAGAGCACTATCCTGATAAACATTTCAAGATGATCCGATACTACGGTTTTTTATCAATGCGTCGTCGTGGAGAAGCTCTGCCTAGAGTTTATGCAGCTTTAGGTATGACAATAGAAGCTGAGCCGAAAATGCCAGGGTATGCCGCAATGTTAAAAGGATATGTAAAAGTAGATCCGTACGAATGTATTTTATGTGAAAGTCGTCTGGTGTTTACGAATTTCCGAGTCGGAAATTCGGTCAATGATTTAGTCACCCATGCGATAGTTCAGTCAGAATTGAGGGCAGCATAA
- the tssB gene encoding type VI secretion system contractile sheath small subunit yields the protein MALNSQHKRVSKNRVSITYDVETNGAVETKELPFVVGVIGDFSGHKSESEKVDLEEREFTSIDKDNFDMVMGQVAPTLSYKVDNKLASDESQFEVNMNFSSMKDFHPESVVEQIDPLKKLVETRNQLKVLLSKADRSRDLERLLKEILQSTDAIQGLAQELGLNNEGAE from the coding sequence ATGGCTTTGAATTCACAACATAAGCGTGTTAGTAAAAACCGTGTAAGTATTACTTATGATGTTGAAACAAACGGCGCGGTAGAAACCAAAGAATTACCATTTGTTGTTGGTGTTATTGGCGATTTTTCTGGACATAAATCAGAATCAGAAAAAGTTGATTTAGAAGAGCGCGAATTTACAAGTATTGATAAAGATAATTTCGATATGGTAATGGGTCAAGTCGCCCCAACGCTCTCTTATAAAGTTGATAATAAATTAGCGAGTGATGAAAGCCAATTTGAAGTGAATATGAATTTCAGCTCAATGAAAGATTTTCATCCTGAGAGCGTGGTAGAACAAATAGATCCATTGAAGAAGTTAGTAGAAACTCGTAATCAACTTAAAGTGCTATTAAGTAAAGCGGATCGTTCTAGAGATCTTGAGCGATTACTAAAAGAAATCCTACAAAGTACAGATGCAATTCAAGGTTTAGCGCAAGAATTGGGTCTGAATAACGAAGGAGCTGAATAA